A window of the Podospora bellae-mahoneyi strain CBS 112042 chromosome 6, whole genome shotgun sequence genome harbors these coding sequences:
- a CDS encoding hypothetical protein (EggNog:ENOG503NV2Z; COG:Q): MLIKESHADVQTTANGKTTSMRIFLFHPTIPGYPNARFPGVVLFSEIYQVTGPVARFARQIAGQGYIIAAPSSYHDFTGPEPLAYDVSGTDQGNEWKITKTLESYDEDVTQTVSYLLSLPTCTGRLGATGMCLGGHLALRAALHPKISSTVCYFATDVHARTLGPNSGANTSSTAPPDSNHTLDLLSRITGEVSMIFGIKDTHVPDAGRDLIRQKLREAGVVFSFHEFAWAQHAFIRDELSKGRYDPAITKVCFEVLLEQFGRVLKTELGDGDGKKQEVEHVC; encoded by the exons ATGTTGATCAAAGAGAGCCATGCCGACGTGCAAACGACTGCCAACGGCAAGACAACATCGATGA GAATATTTCTATTTCATCCTACCATTCCTGGATACCCAAATGC TCGCTTCCCAGGAGTTGTTCTCTTCAGTGAGATCTATCAGG TCACCGGCCCTGTTGCTCGCTTCGCCAGACAAATCGCTGGCCAGGGCTACATCATCGCTGCTCCCAGCAGCTACCACGACTTTACTGGCCCTGAGCCTCTTGCCTATGACGTCTCCGGAACGGATCAAGGGAACGAGTGGAAGATCACAAAG ACCCTTGAATCCTACGATGAAGACGTCACCCAGACTGTCTCCTACCTCTTGTCACTCCCAACATGCACTGGCCGTCTAGGCGCAACAGGCATGTGCTTGGGAGGGCATCTGGCTCTCCGGGCAGCT CTTCACCCCAAGATCTCTTCCACAGTATGCTACTTCGCCACCGATGTCCACGCCCGTACCTTAGGCCCCAACTCCGGCGCCAATACCTCCTCCACTGCCCCTCCGGACTCCAACCACACActcgacctcctctcccgtATTACCGGTGAGGTCTCCATGATATTTGGCATCAAAGACACCCACGTTCCCGACGCCGGTCGTGATCTCATTCGCCAAAAGCTTCGCGAGGCCGGGGTAGTCTTTAGCTTCCATGAGTTCGCCTGGGCGCAGCACGCGTTTATCCGGGACGAGCTCAGCAAGGGAAGATATGACcctgccatcaccaaggtcTGCTTcgaggtgttgttggagcaGTTTGGGCGGGTGCTGAAGACGGAgctgggggatggtgatgggaagaagcaggaggtgGAGCATGTCTGTTGA
- a CDS encoding hypothetical protein (COG:M; EggNog:ENOG503NUXS) — protein MSLRSPLSPRQHGFAPLSNQPSASDMQDIPLRQIRSNASSTTGARRADMEPISEKNVLFNEAVGTPAGRRRIKKDLMRTGSSNLSEEASLNAMGRFYNKIVSFSVVTRYLVYIVPVAIILAIPLLIIPFTGNTSTELEGQNLLWFFIWLEIAWLSIWVAKLVAHVIPVVFMFFCGVISSGTRKYATVLRALEIPLSLFLWGLASWLTFKFMLSDRNNGVKWTDIVQRILLSLFLASAVLLAEKAIVQLISISYHQRSFANRIKDSKREIYILGLMYEASRTLFPMYCQEFADEDYIINDSIDVILTGGRPNGKGVAAAPMKLVGEVGRFGDKITSVFGNIASEITGKQVFNPNSAHSIVVEALEKVRSSEAMARRIWMSFVVEGKDSLSMDDIVEVMGPAHREEAEECFHAIDADENGDISLDEMVRKVVEIGKERKAIANSMKDISQALTVFDKVLLFVVLIIVIIIFLAVFQSSFIATLTTAGTTLLSLSFVFAVTTQEFLGSCIFLFVKHPYDVGDRVDIQGPEKQQLIVEKISLLYTVFTRIDKMQVVQVPNIALNNLWVENVTRSKAMKEVIDVNVSFDTSFEDIELLRAEMEKFVRSPENSRDFQPDIGIGVGGIGDLDKLTLKVAIKHKSNWHNDTVRATRRSKFMCALTLALKKVPIYAPGGGGEALGGPKNPAYSVAVTDEYAISARAQADKEKEAKRMNYADPEKQAENASEQKAADHFNMTNPAVDALDDWGYEETLSGRDASTVRPSTSNGPSSRSELLLGTRESQRGRRRAGETVPMTLGDASTPGVQLTRAPTASTRGGPSFDVERQAGVDAPSGSSYTTWTAYNSQTGQQQGVSQPYSPSQQSANLTVQAPQRPGQSPAGARPRGASVSNRPQAPTGDGRPLSGGQSSGGPPPPPSAPGPSSARY, from the exons ATGTCATTAAGGTCACCGCTCTCCCCACGGCAGCATGGCTTTGCGCCTCTATCAAACCAACCCAGCGCTTCAGATATGCAGGACATACCACTCCGCCAAATTCGCAGCAACGCGAGCTCGACGACGGGCGCACGCAGAGCCGACATGGAGCCCATCAGCGAGAAGAATGTGCTCTTCAACGAGGCCGTGGGCACTCCGGCCGGTAGACGACGAATCAAGAAGGACCTCATGCGCACGGGATCGAGCAACCTCAGCGAAGAGGCCTCTCTCAATGCAATGGGTCGGTTCTATAACAAGATCGTCAGCTTCTCTGTCGTCACGCGCTACCTCGTCTACATCGTTCCTGTCGCTATAATCCTCGCCATTCCCCTCTTAATCATTCCGTTCACTGGCAATACCTCTACCGAACTCGAGGGTCAGAACCTGCTCTGGTTCTTCATCTGGCTTGAGATAGCATGGCTGAGCATCTGGGTGGCAAAGCTGGTTGCCCATGTCATCCCAGTCGTCTTTATGTTCTTCTGTGGAGTGATCAGCTCGGGCACCAGGAAATACGCTACCGTTTTGCGCGCTCTTGAAATCCCGCTCTCGCTCTTCTTATGGGGACTGGCTTCGTGGCTCACCTTCAAGTTCATGCTTTCGGACAGAAACAACGGGGTCAAGTGGACAGACATCGTTCAGAGGATCTTGCTGTCACTGTTCCTTGCTTCGGCCGTCCTTCTTGCAGAGAAGGCCATTGTTCAGCTCATCAGTATCTCTTACCACCAGAGGTCGTTCGCCAACCGCATCAAGGACTCCAAGCGCGAAATCTACATCCTCGGCCTCATGTATGAAGCTTCACGCACGCTCTTCCCCATGTACTGTCAGGAGTTTGCCGACGAGGACTATATCATTAATGATAGTATCGATGTTATCCTCACCGGTGGCAGGCCGAATGGGAAAGgcgttgctgctgcgcccATGAAGCTCGTTGGAGAAGTCGGGCGATTTGGCGACAAGATCACGTCTGTCTTTGGAAATATTGCCTCCGAAATCACCGGAAAGCAAGtcttcaaccccaactcaGCACACTCCATTGTCGTCGAGGCTCTCGAGAAGGTCCGAAGCTCCGAGGCCATGGCTCGCCGCATCTGGATGTCGTTTGTGGTGGAAGGAAAGGACTCGTTGTCCATGGACGACATTGTCGAGGTTATGGGACCTGCTCATCgagaggaagccgaggaaTGCTTCCACGCTATTGACGCCGATGAGAATGGTGACATCAGCCTCGACGAAATGGTCCGGAAGGTTGTCGAGATcggaaaggaaagaaaggcAATCGCCAACAGCATGAAGGATATCAGCCAAGCATTGACGGTGTTCGATAAGGTCCTGCTCTTCGTTGTTCTGATCATTGTGATTATCATCTTTT TGGCTGTCTTCCAAAGCAGCTTCATTGCCACTCTCACCACCGCTGGGACCACGCTGCTGTCTCTGTCGTTTGTCTTCGCTGTCACAACACAGGAATTCTTGGGTTCCTGCATTTTCCTGTTCGTCAAGCACCCTTACGACGTCGGCGACCGTGTCGACATCCAGGGACCtgagaagcagcagctcatTGTCGAGAAGATCTCGCTGCTCTACACCGTCTTCACCCGTATCGACAAGATGCAAGTCGTCCAGGTGCCCAACATCGCCCTCAACAATCTGTGGGTTGAGAACGTCACCAGAAGCAAGGCCATGAAGGAAGTGATTGATGTCAATGTCTCATTTGACACATCATTCGAGGACATTGAACTGCTGCGtgccgagatggagaagtTTGTGCGCTCGCCCGAGAACAGCCGCGATTTCCAGCCTGATATCGGCATCGGCGTTGGTGGAATTGGTGACCTTGACAAGTTGACGCTTAAGGTTGCGATCAAACACAAATCCAACTGGCACAACGACACCGTCCGCGCTACCCGTCGCTCCAAGTTTATGTGCGCCCTCACTTTGGCGCTCAAGAAGGTACCAATCTATGCtcctggcggcggtggtgaggctcTGGGTGGTCCCAAGAACCCAGCATACAGCGTCGCTGTGACGGACGAGTATGCCATCTCTGCTCGTGCCCAGGCCGataaggagaaggaagcgaAGAGAATGAATTACGCGGATCCAGAGAAGCAAGCTGAGAATGCTAGTGAGCAAAAGGCAGCCGACCATTTCAACATGACTAATCCCGCTGTGGACGCTCTTGATGACTGGGGCTACGAAGAGACCCTTAGTGGCCGGGACGCTTCTACCGTCCGCCCTAGCACCTCTAACGGACCTAGTTCACGATCCGAGCTCCTTCTTGGTACCCGCGAATCTCAGCGTGGGCGTCGCAGGGCGGGCGAGACAGTGCCCATGACTCTCGGCGACGCCAGCACGCCTGGGGTCCAGCTCACCAGGGCCCCCACAGCAAGTACCCGTGGTGGCCCGTCCTTTGATGTGGAGAGACAAGCGGGCGTAGATGCTCCTTCCGGCTCTTCATACACCACCTGGACCGCCTACAACTCTCAGACTGGACAACAGCAAGGCGTTTCTCAGCCATATTCCCCTTCGCAACAATCCGCGAATCTGACCGTTCAAGCACCACAACGCCCTGGGCAAAGTCCAGCTGGTGCTAGGCCAAGAGGTGCCAGCGTCAGCAACCGCCCCCAGGCTCCGACAGGTGATGGAAGGCCCCTTAGCGGAGGACAATCCAGTGgtggacctcctccccctccaagtGCGCCTGGTCCGTCGTCAGCTAGATACTAG
- the DBR1 gene encoding lariat debranching enzyme (COG:A; BUSCO:EOG09262LI4; EggNog:ENOG503NU5D): MNRQLALPAAHWAPRQSLFPFGVTRLQIRLKSSKCKSKQKKSKMSDKSLRVAIEGCGHGTLNAIYSTIAASCKERNWDGVDILIIGGDFQAVRNADDLTVMSIPAKYRELGDFPDYYSGKRKAPYLTIFVAGNHEAASHLAELHYGGWVAPNIYYMGAANILRLGPIRIAGMSGIWKGHDYRKPHHERLPFNQSDTKSFYHVREIDVRKLLQVRTQVDIGISHDWPRGIEKHGDTNRLWKMKPDFQRESHNGSLGNPAADYVLNRLRPPYWFSAHLHCKYSAIKKFIPPTAEPQPSASATLPESATVPPAVPAHNPDEIDLDLEEEETPAAPAQNPDEIDLDLDEEETPAGPSTSSAPITTTSSKPQSEEQQTDALRSLLPSTFSKPTTQIQTTPGQPVPQTITNTTTRFLALDKCLPGRAFLQLMEIPSPTTITRPVKLAYDKEWLSILRAFHPPIKSTFGIRGAPVPEDKGEEYYLGLIRENEEWVEENLVKKGKMEVPEDFEVTAPVMEGGWERGREVQPREYTNPQMARFCELLGVENYWDASEEEREGRRVKGPDEGEFGGGFRGGGGGGGGGGGGYRGRGGGGGGYRGRGGGGGGGYRGGGRGGGGGYRGRGGGQF; this comes from the exons atgaACCGTCAACTTGCTCTTCCCGCTGCACATTGGGCGCCAAGGCAGTCGTTATTTCCATTTGGTGTCACTCGATTGCAGATTCGTCTCAAGTCTTCAAAGTGTAAATCCAAACAGAAGAAAAGCAAGATGAGCGACAAGTCGCTTCGCGTGGCCATTGAAGGCTGT GGTCATGGCACCCTCAACGCAATCTACTCTACCATCGCGGCCTCATGTAAAGAGCGCAACTGGGATGGCGTCGATATCCTTATCATCGGCGGTGACTTTCAGGCCGTCCGCAACGCCGATGACCTGACGGTCATGTCCATCCCGGCCAAGTATCGCGAACTGGGCGACTTCCCTGACTATTACagtgggaaaagaaaggCCCCCTATCTAACCATCTTTGTTGCTGGCAACCACGAAGCAGCATCTCATCTGGCAGAGCTGCATTATGGCGGCTGGGTCGCCCCAAATATCTACTATATGGGCGCCGCCAACATTCTTCGACTGGGACCCATTCGAATCGCTGGCATGAGTGGCATCTGGAAGGGCCACGACTATCGCAAACCCCATCATGAGCGTCTCCCCTTCAACCAGAGCGATACCAAGTCTTTCTATCATGTTCGCGAGATCGACGTTCGAAAACTGCTGCAGGTGCGAACACAGGTGGATATTGGCATCAGCCACGACTGGCCGCGAGGGATCGAGAAGCATGGTGACACCAACCGGCTCTGGAAGATGAAGCCCGATTTTCAGAGGGAGTCACACAATGGGTCGTTGGGAAACCCGGCTGCGGATTATGTCCTGAACCGCCTCCGGCCACCGTACTGGTTCTCTGCTCACTTGCATTGCAAGTATTCTGCCATTAAAAAGTTCATTCCTCCTACCGCAGAGCCTCAACCATCTGCATCAGCAACACTTCCGGAATCAGCCACGGTCCCGCCAGCTGTCCCTGCGCATAACCCGGATGAgatcgacctcgacctcgaagaggaagaaactCCAGCCGCTCCCGCACAGAACCCCGATGAAATCGACCTTGAcctcgacgaggaagaaacCCCTGCTGGTCCATCCACCAGCTCAGCCCCtattaccaccacctcatccaaGCCCCAATCTGAAGAGCAACAAACCGACGCCCTCCGCTCCCTGCTCCCATCCACCTTTTCCAAACCTACCACCCAAatccaaaccacccccgGCCAACCCGTCCCCCAAACAAtaaccaacaccacaacccGCTTCCTGGCTCTAGACAAGTGCCTCCCCGGCCGAGCCTTCCTCCAACTAATGGagatcccctcccccaccaccatcacccgccCAGTGAAGCTAGCCTACGACAAGGAATGGCTCTCCATCCTCCGGGCCTTCCACCCGCCGATCAAATCCACTTTTGGCATCCGCGGTGCCCCGGTCCCGGAGGACAAAGGGGAGGAGTACTACCTTGGTTTGATCAGGGAGAATGAggagtgggtggaggagaatttggtgaagaaggggaagatggaggtTCCGGAGGATTTTGAGGTGACGgcgccggtgatggaggggggttgggaacGGGGACGGGAGGTTCAGCCTAGGGAGTATACTAATCCGCAGATGGCAAGGTTTTGTGAgctgttgggggtggagaaTTATTGGGATGcgagtgaggaggagagggaggggaggagggtgaaggggcctgatgagggtgagtttggtggggggtttaggggtggtggtggtggtggtggtggtggtggaggggggtatagagggcggggaggaggtggtggtgggtataggggaagaggaggtggaggcggtggtgggtatagaggaggtggaaggggtggcggtggtggttatcGAGGCAGAGGGGGCGGTCAGTTTTAG
- the rho4 gene encoding RHO4 protein (COG:S; EggNog:ENOG503NW37) has translation MASSYQHRNSHYAHERHDSSASRRPTSERRDTRGTRSSDGTVSTFNSISTSSGRESAATAMTNEGPAYSKKIVVVGDGGCGKTCLLISYSQGYFPEKYVPTVFENYITYPTHPPTGKTVELALWDTAGQEEYDRLRPLSYPETDLIFVCFAIDCPNSLENVMDKWYPEVLHFCPYTPLILVGLKSDLRYKKTCIDMLKTQGLIPVTTQQGEAVAAKMGAQYMECSSKEMTGVEEIFERAILTVVANDRKTLEAEAVNGGGSVGDSSSGKKRGRSGTVSGQNIPGVGLAKKRKSKCLIM, from the exons ATGGCGTCGTCGTACCAACACCGCAACTCACACTACGCCCACGAGCGACATGACAGTAGCGCCTCGCGCCGACCAACATCCGAGAGACGAGACACGCGTGGCACCAGATCGAGTGACGGGACAGTGAGCACCTTCAACAgcatctcgacatcatcggGCAGAGAATCAGCAGCGACCGCAATGACAAACGAAGGCCCCGCCTACTCCAAGAAAATTGTTGTcgttggcgatggtggttgcGGCAAGACTTGTCTGTTGATTAGTTACAGCCAGGGGTATTTTCCAGAG aaatatGTCCCGACCGTCTTTGAGAACTACATCACctacccaacccatcccccgACTGGTAAGACGGTAGAGCTCGCTCTGTGGGATACGGCCGGGCAGGAAGAATACGACCGCCTTCGGCCCCTGTCATATCCAGAAACCGATCTCATTTTTGTCTGCTTCGCCATCGACTGCCCAAATTCGCTAGAAAATGTCATGGACAAG TGGTATCCAGAGGTCCTTCACTTTTGCCCTTACACCCCACTCATCCTTGTTGGTCTCAAGTCGGATCTCCGCTACAAAAAGACATGCATCGACATGCTGAAAACCCAAGGCCTGATCCCCGTCACTACCCAGCAAGGAGAGGCGGTTGCCGCCAAGATGGGCGCCCAGTACATGGAATGCAGCTCAAAAGAAATGACGGGCGTGGAGGAGATCTTTGAGAGGGCGATCCTTACCGTGGTGGCCAACGACAGGAAAACGCTCGAAGCCGAGGCCGTCAACGGAGGAGGCAGCGTCGGGGACTCGTCTAGTGgaaagaagagggggaggagtgggacTGTGAGCGGTCAAAATATCCCGGGAGTCGGGctggcgaagaagaggaagagcaaaTGTTTGATTATGTGA
- the ELC1 gene encoding elongin C (COG:K; EggNog:ENOG503P56T; BUSCO:EOG09265QTV): MSDSKYITLISYDGFEFVVLREAALVSETIGAMLRGPFREAQTGRCEFGEIRGPVLEKVVEYFHYHYANRNQTDVPDMDIPVDICLELLMAADFLGLDSKPQMRDIS; encoded by the exons ATGTCCGACAGCAAGTACATCACGCTCATCTCATACGATGGCTTCGAGTTTGTTGTCCTGCGGGAGGCTGCTCTGGTTAGTGAAACCATAGGAGCCATGCTGAGAGGGCCTTTCAGAGAGGCGCAAACTGGTCGCTGTGAGTTTGGCGAGATTCG AGGTCCTGTTCTGGAAAAGGTTGTCGAGTACTTCCACTACCATTATGCGAACCGCAACCAGACCGATGTCCCAGATATGGACATTCCTGTGGACATCTGCCTCGAGCTCCTGATGGCTGCCGACTTCCTTGGATTGGATTCCAAGCCCCAGATGAGAGATATCTCTTGA
- the DAD1 gene encoding Dolichyl-diphosphooligosaccharide-protein glycosyltransferase subunit dad1 (EggNog:ENOG503P70A; COG:S) has product MSQRQRSHSVSGPTAAAGEGGTREKTYFEFQREELISEIAMSFEHILANINKLNRSLEAVIAVGNEFSSVEALWSTFENVMAKEEEEEGDGQEGHDEGHDEAEEEGGDEMEGVEHEGDSRYEEEQSRV; this is encoded by the exons ATGTCCCAACGGCAACGCTCCCACTCTGTCTCTGGAccaacagcggcagcaggagaagggggaacAAGGGAAAAGACATATTTTGAGTTTCAGAGGGAGGAGCTCATATCAGAGATTGCCATG AGCTTCGAGCACATCCtagccaacatcaacaagctgaACCGCTCGCTCGAGGCCGTCATCGCCGTGGGAAATGAATTCAGCTCTGTGGAAGCGTTATGGAGCACGTTTGAGAATGTgatggccaaggaggaggaggaggagggcgatgggCAAGAAGGGCACGACGAAGGGCACGAcgaagcagaggaagagggaggtgatgagatggagggggtggaacATGAGGGGGATTCGAGATATGAGGAAGAGCAAAGTAGGGTATGA
- a CDS encoding hypothetical protein (MEROPS:MER0026339; EggNog:ENOG503P1ZU; COG:S), which translates to MFDTFTYRFLHFRRPTLIPSSLPSLPQGIERFFVDTPGGQIEVLHGKPSKQARHGDTPLFFVHGGMGGAWVWLEYLSFFASRGIPCYAVSMRGHGSSWHPSYLRMVYFTTKRMLADDVVAAIKWVQKRHDGREVVYIGHSSGGGLGQYILSAPEFDHVKVKGLVLAGAVPGFGSLGVYINWWRLDPWFSFRMIFHGWHPNSPLSHPVLTRRVFFGEQLPGSYLMKFQQRASRYESFLWPLGMMSRFVKPENLLPRITSWGANKGQGIMVLGGEIDKIMTISVMEKLANTYRESYTGLVAQKKIEGDDKDGVKKLLGDGGRDTVGQGVRCCYVPGAAHHLQNDVTWEIGAQKLLAFCEQL; encoded by the exons ATGTTCGATACCTTCACCTATCGCTTCCTCCACTTCCGTCGCCCAACCCTAatcccctcttccctcccttctctACCCCAGGGCATTGAGCGCTTCTTCGTTGACACGCCGGGGGGACAGATCGAAGTCCTCCACGGTAAACCTTCCAAACAGGCTCGCCATGGAGACACCCCGCTATTCTTCGTCCACGGTGGGATGGGCGGCGCCTGGGTCTGGCTAGAGtacctctccttctttgcctcGCGCGGCATTCCCTGCTATGCTGTCTCTATGCGCGGCCATGGCAGCAGCTGGCACCCTTCCTACCTCCGAATGGTCTACTTCACCACAAAACGCATGCTGGCCGACGATGTGGTGGCAGCCATCAAGTGGGTGCAGAAGCGGCATGACGGAAGGGAGGTGGTGTATATAGGCCACTCGAGCGGGGGCGGGCTGGGACAGTACATCCTCTCAGCACCAGAGTTTGACCATGTCAAAGTAAAAGGACTAGTACTCGCGGGAGCTGTACCCGGGTTTGGTTC CCTGGGAGTCTACATCAACTGGTGGCGTCTTGATCCCTGGTTCAGCTTCCGGATGATCTTCCATGGGTGGCACCCAAATTCGCCGCTCTCCCACCCTGTTCTGACACGCAGAGTCTTCTTCGGCGAGCAGCTTCCGGGTTCTTATCTGATGAAGTTCCAACAACGAGCCAGCAGGTATGAGAGCTTCCTGTGGCCTTTGGGTATGATGAGTCGGTTCGTCAAACCCGAGAATCTGCTGCCTCGAATCACAAGCTGGGGGGCAAATAAAGGACAGGGAATCATGGTACTGGGCGGTGAGATTGATAAGATCATGACGATTTCGGTCATGGAGAAGCTTGCAAACACCTACCGGGAGAGCTATACCGGCCTCGTTGCCCAGAAGAAGATCGAGGGAGACGATAAAGACGGCGTCAAGAAGCTccttggagatgggggaAGGGACACTGTTGGTCAAGGGGTAAGATGCTGCTATGTACCCGGGGCCGCGCATCACCTCCAGAATGATGTTACTTGGGAGATTGGAGCTCAAAAGCTGCTGGCCTTTTGTGAGCAGCTGTAA